The following proteins come from a genomic window of Gossypium raimondii isolate GPD5lz chromosome 5, ASM2569854v1, whole genome shotgun sequence:
- the LOC105768079 gene encoding homeobox-leucine zipper protein REVOLUTA: MAMALAQHRESSSDSSINKHLDGGKYVRYTAEQVEALERVYAECPKPSSLRRQQLIRECPILSNIEPKQIKVWFQNRRCREKQKKESSRLQTVNRKLTAMNKLLMEENDRLQKQVSQMVCENGYMKQQLHTVNTSAADANCDSLGTTPQHSLRDTNSPAGLLSIAEETLAEFLSKATGTAVDWVQMPGMKPGPDSVGIFTISQSCSGVAARACGLVSLEPVKIAEILKDRPSWSRDCRNLEVFTMFPAGNGGTIELVYAQTFAPTTLAPARDFWTLRYTTTLENGSLVVCERSLSGSGAGPSAAAAAQFVRAEVLPSGYLIRPCEGGGSIIHIVDHLNLEAWSVPEVLRPLYESSKVIAQKMTIAALRYIRQIAQETSGEVVYSLGRQPAVLRTFSQRLSRGFNDAINGFNDDGWSIMNCDGTEDVIIAINSIKSFSSTSNPANALSFLGGVLCAKASMLLQNIAPAVLVRFLREHRSEWADFNVDAYCAASLKAGTNAYPGMRPTRFTGSQIIMPLGHTIEHEELLEVIRLEGHSFVQEDAFVSRDIHLLQICSGIDENAVGACSELVFAPIDEMFPDDAPLLPSGFRVIPLDSKSSDTQDSLTTNRTLDLTSSLEVGPATNHAAGDTSSCRNTRSVLTIAFQFPFESNLRDNVATMARQYVRSVISSVQRVAMAISPSGLNPAVGSKLSPGSPEALTLAHWICRSYSYHLGAELLRSESLGGDSILKNLWQHQDAILCCSLKSQPVFIFANQAGLDMLETTLVALQDITLDKLFDESGRKALCSDFGKLMQQGYACLPAGICMSTMGRHVSYEQAFAWKVLEADESTVHCLAFSFVNWSFV; encoded by the exons ATGGCTATGGCGTTGGCCCAACATAGAGAAAGCAGCAGTGACAGTAGCATCAACAAACATCTTGATGGTGGCAAGTATGTTAGATACACGGCTGAGCAAGTTGAAGCTTTGGAACGAGTCTATGCTGAGTGCCCCAAGCCCAGCTCCTTGCGTAGGCAACAGTTGATAAGGGAATGCCCCATTCTTTCAAACATCGAACCTAAACAGATCaaagtttggtttcaaaatcGCAG GTGTAGAGAGAAGCAAAAAAAAGAGTCTTCAAGGCTGCAGACTGTGAATAGAAAATTAACAGCAATGAACAAGCTGTTGATGGAGGAGAATGATCGGTTGCAAAAACAGGTGTCTCAGATGGTCTGCGAGAATGGGTATATGAAGCAACAACTGCATACTGTAAAT ACATCAGCAGCTGATGCAAACTGTGATTCCTTGGGCACCACTCCTCAGCATTCACTCAGAGATACCAATAGCCCTGCTGG ACTCCTCTCCATTGCAGAGGAGACCTTGGCAGAGTTCCTTTCCAAGGCTACGGGAACTGCTGTCGATTGGGTCCAGATGCCTGGGATGAAG CCTGGTCCGGATTCGGTTGGGATATTTACCATTTCccaaagttgtagtggagtggcaGCTCGAGCCTGTGGTCTTGTAAGCTTAGAACCTGTAAAG ATTGCGGAGATTCTTAAAGATCGTCCATCTTGGTCTCGAGACTGCCGAAACCTTGAAGTTTTTACCATGTTTCCAGCTGGCAATGGCGGAACAATCGAACTTGTATACGCACAG ACATTTGCTCCAACTACGCTGGCTCCTGCAAGGGACTTTTGGACTCTAAGATACACTACAACTTTAGAGAATGGCAGTCTTGTG GTCTGTGAGAGGTCTCTTTCTGGTTCGGGTGCTGGCCCAAGCGCAGCTGCAGCGGCTCAATTTGTGAGAGCTGAAGTGCTTCCTAGTGGCTATTTGATTAGGCCTTGTGAGGGTGGAGGGTCGATCATCCATATCGTTGACCACCTGAATCTTGAG GCATGGAGTGTGCCAGAGGTGCTGCGCCCGCTTTATGAATCGTCTAAAGTAATTGCACAGAAAATGACAATTGCG GCACTACGTTACATCAGGCAGATTGCCCAGGAGACAAGTGGTGAGGTGGTTTACAGTCTCGGCAGGCAGCCGGCTGTACTCAGAACTTTTAGCCAAAGATTAAGCAG AGGCTTCAATGATGCAATAAATGGATTCAATGATGATGGATGGTCTATAATGAATTGTGATGGAACGGAGGATGTGATAATTGCAATTAATTCAATCAAGAGCTTTAGTAGCACATCAAATCCTGCTAATGCTCTCTCGTTCCTTGGGGGTGTTCTGTGTGCCAAGGCATCCATGTTGCTTCAA AATATTGCACCTGCTGTGCTTGTACGTTTTCTTAGGGAGCATCGGTCAGAGTGGGCTGATTTCAATGTCGACGCTTATTGTGCTGCATCGTTGAAGGCTGGAACAAATGCTTATCCTGGAATGAGACCTACAAGGTTTACGGGGAGTCAGATCATCATGCCACTTGGCCACACCATTGAACACGAGGAG CTACTCGAAGTGATAAGACTTGAAGGCCATTCTTTTGTGCAAGAAGATGCCTTTGTATCAAGGGATATTCATCTATTGCAG ATATGTAGTGGAATCGATGAGAATGCTGTTGGAGCCTGTTCGGAGCTTGTCTTTGCCCCAATTGATGAAATGTTTCCGGATGATGCTCCCCTACTACCTTCTGGATTTCGTGTTATCCCTTTGGATTCAAAATCA TCTGATACACAGGACTCATTGACCACAAATCGGACTTTGGATCTGACTTCTAGTCTCGAGGTAGGACCTGCAACAAATCATGCTGCAGGAGACACTTCATCGTGTCGGAACACACGATCAGTATTGACAATTGCCTTCCAGTTTCCCTTTGAAAGCAATCTTCGGGATAATGTTGCAACCATGGCACGCCAGTATGTCCGCAGTGTCATTTCTTCTGTCCAGAGGGTTGCCATGGCCATATCGCCGTCTGGATTGAACCCAGCTGTCGGATCAAAGCTATCTCCAGGCTCTCCAGAAGCACTTACACTGGCTCACTGGATTTGCCGGAGCTACAG TTACCATCTAGGGGCGGAGTTGTTGAGATCTGAATCACTTGGCGGTGACTCGATATTGAAGAATCTCTGGCAACATCAGGATGCGATACTGTGTTGTTCATTGAAG TCACAACCGGTTTTCATCTTTGCAAATCAAGCTGGGCTTGACATGCTTGAGACAACTCTAGTGGCTCTTCAAGACATCACACTGGATAAATTGTTTGACGAGTCCGGTCGCAAGGCATTGTGCTCTGATTTTGGCAAATTAATGCAGCAG GGATATGCTTGCTTGCCGGCGGGAATCTGCATGTCAACAATGGGACGCCATGTTTCGTATGAACAAGCTTTTGCCTGGAAAGTCCTTGAAGCTGATGAGTCTACTGTCCATTGCCTGGCCTTCTCCTTTGTTAACTGGTCTTTTGTGTGA